In Pseudomonas fakonensis, one DNA window encodes the following:
- a CDS encoding NAD(P)/FAD-dependent oxidoreductase, which yields MNAAVNTGPAQRAPSYYSATLNDHTEYPALKGTVQVDVAIIGGGFTGVATAVELAERGLKVAIVETNRIGWGASGRNGGQVTGSLSGDEAMRTQMRERLGSEVDDFIWHLRWRGHQIIEQRVARYGIDCDLKHGHLHAAMKPAHLTELRAFEAEAQRRGMGEQVQLLDRTAMAEHLQSPLYLGALKNLRNLHLHPLNLCLGEARAAAGLGALIFENSEVLQIIHGPRPAVVTAQGRIEARQVMLAGDVYHKLEKRQLKGKIFPAMGGIVTTAPLGELAAQINPQDLAVYDCRFVLDYYRLTADKRLLFGGGANYSGRDSRDIEAELRPCIERTFPALKGVPIEFQWSCAMGIVVNRIPQLGKLSDNVWYCQGYSGHGIATSHIMGEIMAEALTGTLEKFDTFAGCKHIKVPMGDLLGNPLLAAGMWYYQMLEKLR from the coding sequence CCCGCCCTCAAGGGCACGGTGCAGGTGGACGTGGCGATCATCGGCGGTGGCTTTACCGGCGTCGCCACCGCAGTGGAGCTGGCCGAGCGCGGCCTGAAGGTGGCCATCGTCGAAACCAACCGCATCGGCTGGGGCGCCAGCGGGCGCAATGGTGGGCAGGTGACCGGCAGCCTGTCGGGCGACGAGGCCATGCGCACGCAAATGCGCGAGCGGCTCGGTAGCGAGGTGGACGATTTCATCTGGCACCTGCGCTGGCGCGGCCACCAGATCATCGAGCAGCGCGTGGCCCGCTACGGCATCGACTGCGACCTCAAGCACGGCCACCTGCACGCCGCGATGAAACCTGCGCACCTTACCGAACTGCGTGCCTTCGAAGCCGAGGCCCAGCGCCGCGGCATGGGCGAGCAGGTGCAACTGCTCGACCGCACCGCCATGGCCGAGCACCTGCAAAGCCCGCTGTACCTTGGCGCACTGAAGAACCTGCGCAACCTGCACCTGCACCCGCTCAACCTGTGCCTGGGCGAAGCCCGTGCAGCCGCAGGGCTGGGCGCGCTGATCTTCGAAAACTCCGAAGTGCTGCAGATCATCCACGGCCCGCGCCCGGCGGTGGTCACCGCCCAGGGGCGGATCGAGGCGCGCCAGGTGATGCTGGCGGGCGACGTGTACCACAAGCTGGAAAAGCGCCAGCTCAAGGGCAAGATCTTCCCGGCCATGGGCGGCATCGTCACCACCGCGCCACTGGGCGAGCTGGCCGCGCAGATCAACCCGCAGGACCTGGCCGTCTACGACTGCCGCTTCGTCCTCGACTACTACCGCCTGACCGCCGACAAACGCCTGCTGTTCGGCGGCGGCGCCAACTATTCGGGGCGTGATTCGCGGGATATCGAAGCCGAGCTGCGTCCGTGCATCGAGCGCACCTTCCCGGCGCTCAAGGGCGTACCGATCGAGTTCCAGTGGAGCTGCGCCATGGGCATCGTGGTCAACCGCATTCCGCAGCTGGGCAAGCTGTCGGACAACGTCTGGTACTGCCAGGGGTATTCCGGGCACGGCATCGCCACCAGCCACATCATGGGCGAGATCATGGCCGAGGCACTGACCGGCACGTTGGAGAAGTTCGATACCTTTGCCGGCTGCAAGCACATCAAGGTGCCGATGGGCGACTTGCTGGGGAATCCGCTGTTGGCGGCAGGGATGTGGTATTACCAGATGCTCGAGAAGTTGCGCTGA
- the fadD1 gene encoding long-chain-fatty-acid--CoA ligase FadD1: MIEHFWKDKYPAGITADINPDEFPNIQAVLKQSCQRFADKPAFSNLGKTITYGELYTLSGAFAAWLQQHTDLKPGDRIAVQLPNVLQYPVAVFGAMRAGLIVVNTNPLYTAREMEHQFNDSGAKALVCLANMAHLAEKVVPKTQVKHVIVTEVADLLPPLKRLLINSVIKYVKKMVPAYNLPNAVRFNDALALGKGGAVTEANPQPNDVAVLQYTGGTTGVAKGAMLTHRNLVANMLQCRALMGANLHEGCEILITPLPLYHIYAFTFHCMAMMLIGNHNVLISNPRDLPAMVKELGKWKFSGFVGLNTLFVALCNNEAFRSLDFSSLKITLSGGMALQLSVAERWKAVTGCAICEGYGMTETSPVAAVNPAEANQVGTIGIPVPSTLCKVIDDNGQELPLGEVGELCVKGPQVMKGYWQREDATAEILDSNGWLKTGDIALIQPDGYMRIVDRKKDMILVSGFNVYPNELEDVLAALPGVLQCAAIGVPDEKSGEVIKVFIVVKPGMTLTKEQVMEHMRANVTGYKVPKAIEFRDALPTTNVGKILRRELRDEELKKQGLKKIA, translated from the coding sequence ATGATCGAACATTTTTGGAAGGATAAGTACCCAGCCGGGATCACGGCGGACATCAATCCTGACGAATTCCCCAATATCCAGGCCGTACTCAAGCAATCCTGCCAACGTTTTGCCGACAAACCTGCCTTTAGCAACCTGGGCAAGACCATCACCTACGGTGAACTGTACACGCTGTCCGGCGCCTTCGCCGCCTGGCTGCAGCAGCACACCGACCTCAAGCCTGGCGATCGCATCGCCGTGCAACTGCCCAACGTCCTGCAATACCCTGTCGCCGTGTTCGGTGCCATGCGCGCCGGCCTGATCGTGGTCAACACCAACCCGCTGTACACCGCGCGGGAAATGGAACACCAGTTCAACGACTCCGGCGCCAAGGCACTGGTGTGCCTGGCCAACATGGCCCACCTGGCAGAGAAGGTCGTACCCAAGACCCAGGTCAAGCACGTCATTGTCACCGAAGTGGCCGACCTGCTGCCACCGCTCAAGCGCCTGCTGATCAACAGCGTCATCAAGTATGTGAAAAAGATGGTGCCGGCCTACAACCTGCCCAACGCCGTGCGCTTCAATGATGCGCTGGCCCTGGGCAAGGGCGGGGCGGTCACCGAGGCCAACCCGCAGCCCAACGACGTGGCGGTGCTGCAGTACACCGGCGGCACCACCGGGGTGGCCAAGGGCGCCATGCTCACCCACCGCAACCTGGTGGCCAACATGCTGCAGTGCCGCGCGCTGATGGGCGCGAACCTGCACGAAGGCTGCGAGATTCTCATCACCCCGCTGCCGCTGTACCACATCTATGCGTTCACCTTCCATTGCATGGCCATGATGCTGATCGGCAACCACAACGTGCTGATCAGCAACCCGCGCGACCTGCCGGCCATGGTCAAGGAACTGGGCAAGTGGAAGTTCAGCGGTTTCGTCGGCCTGAACACCTTGTTCGTTGCGCTGTGCAACAACGAGGCGTTTCGCAGCCTGGACTTCTCCTCGCTGAAAATCACCCTGTCCGGCGGCATGGCCCTGCAACTGAGCGTGGCCGAGCGCTGGAAGGCGGTCACCGGCTGCGCTATCTGCGAAGGCTACGGCATGACCGAGACCAGCCCGGTGGCGGCGGTCAACCCGGCCGAGGCCAACCAGGTCGGCACCATCGGTATTCCGGTGCCCTCGACGCTGTGCAAGGTCATCGACGACAACGGCCAGGAACTGCCCCTGGGCGAAGTTGGCGAGCTGTGCGTGAAGGGCCCGCAGGTAATGAAGGGCTACTGGCAGCGTGAAGACGCCACCGCCGAGATTCTCGACAGCAATGGCTGGCTGAAGACCGGCGATATCGCGCTGATCCAGCCGGACGGCTACATGCGCATTGTCGACCGCAAGAAGGACATGATCCTGGTGTCGGGCTTCAACGTGTACCCGAACGAGCTCGAAGACGTGCTCGCCGCGCTGCCGGGCGTGCTGCAGTGCGCCGCCATCGGCGTACCGGATGAAAAGTCCGGCGAGGTGATCAAGGTGTTCATCGTGGTCAAGCCGGGCATGACCCTGACCAAGGAGCAGGTGATGGAGCACATGCGCGCCAACGTCACCGGCTACAAGGTGCCCAAGGCCATCGAGTTCCGCGACGCGCTGCCGACCACCAACGTCGGCAAGATCCTGCGCCGCGAGCTGCGTGACGAAGAGCTGAAGAAGCAGGGCCTGAAGAAGATCGCCTGA
- the fadD2 gene encoding long-chain-fatty-acid--CoA ligase FadD2, with protein MQAEFWNDKRPAGVPSTLDMTTYSSVVEVFERSCKRFADRPAFSNLGVTLSYAELERHSAAFAAWLQQHTDLKPGERIAVQMPNVLQYPIAVFGAMRAGLVVVNTNPLYTEREMRHQFKDSGARALVYLNMFGSRVQAVLADTGIDYLIEAKMGDLLPAAKGWLVNTVVDKVKKMVPAYRLPQAVSFKQVLRQGRGQVHQAVPQALDDVAVLQYTGGTTGLAKGAMLTHGNLVANMLQVLACFAQHGPDGQPLIKEGQEVMIAPLPLYHIYAFTANCMCMMVTGNHNVLITNPRDIPGFIKELGKWRFSALLGLNTLFVALMDNPGFKALDFSALKVTNSGGTALVKATAERWEALTGCRIVEGYGLTETSPVASTNPYGKLARLGTVGIPVVGTAFKVIDDEGNEQPLGERGELCIQGPQVMKGYWQQPEATAQALDAEGWFKTGDIAIIDPDGFTRIVDRKKDMIIVSGFNVYPNEIEDVVMNHPQVASCAAIGVPDERSGEAVKLFVVARAGGVSVEELKAYCKANFTGYKVPKYIVLRDSLPMTPVGKILRRELRDIA; from the coding sequence ATGCAAGCCGAATTCTGGAACGACAAGCGCCCGGCGGGCGTGCCCTCCACCCTCGACATGACCACCTACAGTTCGGTGGTCGAAGTTTTCGAGCGCTCCTGCAAGCGCTTTGCCGACCGCCCGGCCTTCAGCAACCTGGGGGTCACCCTCAGCTACGCTGAACTCGAACGCCACTCGGCGGCCTTCGCCGCCTGGCTGCAGCAGCACACCGACCTCAAGCCGGGCGAGCGCATCGCGGTGCAGATGCCCAACGTGCTGCAGTACCCCATCGCCGTGTTCGGTGCAATGCGCGCAGGGTTGGTAGTGGTCAACACCAACCCGCTGTACACCGAGCGCGAGATGCGCCACCAGTTCAAGGATTCCGGCGCCCGTGCCCTGGTGTACCTGAACATGTTCGGCAGCCGCGTGCAGGCGGTGCTGGCCGACACCGGCATCGACTATCTGATCGAGGCGAAGATGGGCGACCTGCTGCCCGCCGCCAAGGGCTGGCTGGTCAACACCGTGGTCGACAAGGTGAAGAAAATGGTGCCGGCCTATCGCCTGCCCCAGGCGGTGTCGTTCAAGCAGGTGCTGCGCCAGGGCCGCGGGCAGGTGCACCAGGCGGTGCCGCAGGCGCTGGATGACGTTGCCGTGCTGCAGTACACCGGCGGCACCACCGGCCTTGCCAAGGGCGCCATGCTCACCCACGGCAACCTGGTAGCGAATATGTTGCAGGTGCTGGCCTGCTTTGCCCAGCACGGGCCTGACGGCCAACCGCTGATCAAGGAAGGGCAGGAGGTGATGATCGCGCCGCTGCCGCTGTACCACATCTACGCGTTCACCGCGAACTGCATGTGCATGATGGTCACCGGCAACCACAACGTGCTGATCACCAACCCGCGGGACATTCCGGGTTTCATCAAGGAGTTGGGCAAGTGGCGGTTTTCGGCGTTGCTGGGGCTCAACACGCTGTTCGTCGCGCTGATGGACAACCCCGGGTTCAAGGCGCTGGACTTCTCGGCCTTGAAGGTCACCAACTCCGGCGGCACCGCGCTGGTGAAGGCCACGGCCGAGCGCTGGGAGGCGCTGACGGGCTGCCGCATCGTCGAGGGCTACGGCCTTACCGAAACCTCGCCAGTGGCCAGCACCAACCCCTACGGCAAGCTGGCGCGCCTGGGCACCGTGGGCATTCCGGTGGTGGGCACGGCGTTCAAGGTAATTGACGACGAGGGCAACGAGCAACCGCTGGGCGAGCGTGGCGAGCTGTGCATCCAGGGCCCGCAGGTGATGAAGGGCTACTGGCAGCAGCCCGAAGCCACGGCCCAGGCGCTGGACGCCGAGGGCTGGTTCAAGACCGGCGACATCGCCATCATCGACCCGGACGGCTTCACCCGCATCGTCGACCGCAAGAAGGACATGATCATCGTCTCGGGTTTCAACGTGTACCCCAACGAAATCGAGGATGTGGTGATGAACCACCCGCAGGTGGCCAGCTGCGCGGCCATCGGCGTGCCGGACGAACGCTCCGGCGAGGCGGTCAAGCTGTTCGTGGTGGCGCGGGCGGGCGGGGTCAGTGTGGAGGAGCTCAAGGCCTACTGCAAGGCCAACTTCACTGGCTACAAGGTGCCCAAGTACATCGTGCTGCGCGATTCGCTGCCAATGACCCCGGTGGGCAAGATCCTGCGTCGCGAGCTGCGCGATATCGCATAA